From a single Candidatus Delongbacteria bacterium genomic region:
- the secE gene encoding preprotein translocase subunit SecE translates to MSKVTAYIQEVSDEMRKVHWPSWEELKESTAVVLFVTFILAFTIYAFDWVMSKAIGLLL, encoded by the coding sequence ATGAGCAAGGTGACTGCATACATCCAGGAAGTCTCCGACGAAATGCGGAAGGTGCACTGGCCTTCGTGGGAGGAACTGAAGGAGTCGACGGCCGTGGTGCTGTTCGTGACCTTCATTCTGGCCTTCACGATCTACGCATTCGACTGGGTCATGTCGAAGGCCATCGGTCTCCTTCTGTAA
- the tuf gene encoding elongation factor Tu gives MAKQKFERTKPHVNVGTIGHVDHGKTTLTAAITQALSASGLAEKRSFDSIDNAPEERERGITIATAHVEYQTANRHYAHVDCPGHADYVKNMITGAAQMDGAILVVAATDGPMPQTREHILLARQVGVPRMVVFMNKVDAVDDPELLDLVEMELRELLTEYEFPGDEIPIIRGSALLALSNPDDASKQECIMELMQAVDDYIPTPERDRDKPFLMPVEDVFSITGRGTVATGRIERGVVKVGEELELIGMNSKVKTVCTGVEMFRKLLDSGEAGDNVGLLLRGVDKKAIIRGMCLVKPGSVTPHTNFNGKVYVLSKDEGGRHKPFFTGYRPQFYFRTTDVTGVVTLPADVQMVKPGDTVEISVELISPIAMEQDLRFAIREGGRTIGAGVVTSISK, from the coding sequence ATGGCGAAGCAGAAATTCGAACGCACCAAGCCGCACGTCAATGTGGGTACCATTGGTCACGTGGACCATGGCAAGACCACTCTGACCGCGGCCATCACCCAGGCCCTGTCCGCTTCCGGACTGGCGGAGAAGCGCAGCTTCGACTCCATTGACAACGCCCCGGAAGAGCGTGAACGCGGCATCACCATTGCCACGGCCCACGTGGAGTACCAGACCGCGAACCGGCACTATGCCCACGTGGACTGCCCGGGTCACGCGGACTATGTGAAGAACATGATCACCGGTGCCGCCCAGATGGACGGCGCGATTCTGGTGGTGGCGGCCACGGACGGCCCGATGCCCCAGACCCGTGAGCACATCCTGCTGGCCCGCCAGGTGGGTGTGCCCAGGATGGTCGTGTTCATGAACAAGGTCGACGCGGTGGACGATCCCGAGTTGCTGGACCTGGTCGAGATGGAGCTGCGCGAGCTGCTGACCGAGTACGAGTTCCCCGGCGACGAGATTCCCATCATCCGCGGCAGTGCGCTGCTGGCGCTTTCCAACCCGGACGACGCCAGCAAGCAGGAATGCATCATGGAGCTCATGCAGGCGGTGGATGATTACATCCCCACCCCCGAGCGCGACCGTGACAAGCCCTTCCTGATGCCCGTCGAGGACGTGTTCTCGATCACGGGTCGCGGCACCGTCGCCACCGGCCGTATCGAGCGTGGCGTGGTGAAGGTCGGCGAGGAACTCGAGCTGATCGGCATGAACAGCAAGGTCAAGACGGTCTGCACGGGCGTCGAGATGTTCCGCAAGCTGCTTGACAGCGGCGAAGCCGGTGACAACGTGGGCCTGCTGCTGCGCGGTGTGGACAAGAAGGCGATCATCCGCGGGATGTGCCTTGTCAAGCCGGGCAGCGTGACTCCGCACACCAACTTCAACGGCAAGGTGTACGTGCTGTCGAAGGACGAAGGTGGACGCCACAAGCCCTTCTTCACGGGCTACCGTCCCCAGTTCTACTTCCGCACGACGGACGTGACCGGTGTGGTGACCCTGCCTGCCGATGTGCAGATGGTCAAGCCGGGCGACACGGTCGAGATTTCCGTGGAGCTGATCAGCCCCATCGCCATGGAGCAGGATCTGCGATTCGCCATCCGCGAAGGCGGCCGCACCATCGGCGCCGGCGTGGTGACCTCGATTTCCAAGTAA
- a CDS encoding 50S ribosomal protein L1: MKRSKRFRAVHAKVDRLKHYSLNEACGLVRECASAKFDETVEVTMNLGVDPRHADQIVRGTVSLPHGTGKEIRVLVLAKSDKAKEATEAGADFAGLEDQIQKIKDGWLEFDSVIATPDVMGEVGKLGRVLGPRGLMPNPKVGTVTMDVAKAVREVKAGRIDFRVDKYGILHVGVGRVSFTADQLEENIDAFVRTVVRLKPSGAKGTYVKGISLASTMGPGIRVDRTEALARVGS; encoded by the coding sequence ATGAAAAGGTCCAAACGCTTTCGTGCTGTCCATGCGAAGGTCGACCGGCTGAAGCACTATTCCCTGAATGAGGCCTGCGGCCTTGTCCGGGAGTGCGCGTCGGCGAAATTCGACGAGACAGTCGAAGTGACAATGAACCTCGGCGTCGATCCGCGTCATGCGGACCAGATTGTTAGAGGGACAGTATCGTTGCCTCACGGTACTGGCAAAGAGATCCGCGTTCTCGTGCTCGCAAAATCCGACAAGGCCAAGGAAGCCACGGAAGCGGGAGCCGATTTCGCCGGTCTCGAGGACCAGATCCAGAAGATCAAGGACGGCTGGCTTGAGTTCGACTCCGTCATCGCGACTCCGGACGTGATGGGCGAAGTGGGCAAGCTGGGTCGCGTACTTGGTCCCCGGGGACTGATGCCCAACCCCAAGGTTGGCACGGTCACCATGGATGTGGCGAAGGCCGTACGTGAGGTCAAGGCAGGACGAATCGACTTCCGTGTCGACAAGTACGGCATCCTTCATGTGGGTGTCGGAAGGGTGTCCTTCACCGCCGACCAGCTTGAGGAGAACATCGACGCCTTCGTGCGCACGGTGGTCCGCCTGAAGCCGAGCGGTGCGAAGGGGACTTATGTCAAGGGCATCTCCTTGGCGTCGACAATGGGTCCGGGAATCAGAGTCGATCGAACCGAGGCCCTGGCCCGGGTCGGGAGCTAG
- the rpoB gene encoding DNA-directed RNA polymerase subunit beta yields the protein MKLTNQIQRHSFSKIRKLLEMPDLLEIQLESFRRFLQDNVKHSEREKIGLSAVFLNVFPIIDNREEHILEFVDYSIDHPKYTVEECKERGVTYSAPLKARLRLSRKSDGDEGFGETVESDVYLGSLPLMTNTGTFVINGSERVVVSQLHRSPGVFFGINYHQNGTELYSARIIPFRGSWVEFTTDINSVLHVYIDRRKKFPVTTLLRAMGHGSNLQIMNLFGFSEEVSVNSKYISRYIGRKLVDDVVNMETGEIVVERDQELNEERLAEVKDAGVTTLNLLKVDDTVIGYDILVNTLAKDPTRNQEDALLYLYRELRNAEAPDLDTAKGLLERLFFDDRRYDLGSVGRYRMNSKLNQTVPLEVTVLTLQDIVSILRFVLELRDGKQTTDDIDHLGNRRIRTVGEQLANQFSVALTRMARTIKERMNLNESERMTPQDLINVRTITSVINTFFGTNQLSQFMDQVNPLTELTHKRRISALGPGGLTRERAGFEVRDVHYTHYGRLCPIETPEGPNIGLISSLSTYARINDLGFVETPYRKVKDGRVGRSIEYLTADDEDRYTIAQANAVIDDSGNFVRNVIKARNRAEYPVVGPSEVEYMDVSPEQIVSVAASLIPFLEHDDANRALMGSNMQRQAVPLLRPAAPYVGTGMERKSAVDSRAVVSADVAGEIVYVSSTRIELRPTIRAEFRSRLASRTRVYNLQKFVRTNQNTCINQKPLVAVGDKVKKGDILADGCSTDRGDLALGRNVLVAFMPWNGYNFEDSIILSEKLVADDVFTSIHINEEVLEVRETKRGEEELTAEIPNVSEEATKDLDENGIIRIGAKVKPGSIIIGKVTPKGEMESSPEDKLLKAIFGDKAGDVKDASKTAGPGEYGVIIDTKLFSRKKKDIRSKREEKRLMEEVDTQLKSDREALRAQFGEDLRDLLQDKVSGGISYKATGRTAIKAGTKIEEKHIVKLDLDALDPESAWTEDADFNSQVESIYTNYLVQKDILEMEARNQRHKIEIGDELPAGIVQIAKVYVAKKRKIQIGDKMAGRHGNKGVVGRIVPVEDMPFLEDGTPVDIVLNPLGVPSRMNLGQIFETALGWAGSQLDRYYSTPVFDGASLEEVQEQLKEAGLPVHGKVRLVDGKSGQVFDQEVTVGQIYMIKLNHLVDDKIHARSIGPYSLITQQPLGGKAQFGGQRFGEMEVWALEAYGASHILQEILTIKSDDVAGRAAAYEALVKGMNLPKPGMPESFNVLIHELKGLGLHIPEFTKTKFFF from the coding sequence TTGAAGCTGACCAACCAGATCCAGCGCCACTCCTTTTCCAAGATCCGCAAGCTGCTTGAAATGCCCGACCTCCTGGAAATCCAGCTGGAATCATTCCGGCGCTTTCTCCAGGACAACGTCAAGCACTCGGAGCGGGAGAAGATCGGCCTCAGTGCCGTTTTCCTGAATGTCTTCCCCATCATCGACAACCGGGAAGAGCATATTCTGGAGTTCGTGGATTATTCCATCGATCATCCCAAGTACACGGTGGAGGAGTGCAAGGAGCGCGGTGTCACCTACTCCGCCCCTCTCAAGGCCCGCCTGCGCCTCAGCCGCAAGAGCGATGGGGACGAGGGATTCGGTGAAACCGTGGAATCCGATGTCTATCTGGGGTCCTTGCCCCTGATGACGAACACGGGCACCTTCGTGATCAACGGATCCGAACGTGTCGTGGTGAGCCAGCTGCACCGCAGCCCGGGTGTGTTCTTCGGCATCAATTACCACCAGAACGGCACCGAGCTCTATTCGGCGCGCATCATTCCCTTCCGCGGGTCGTGGGTGGAGTTCACCACCGACATCAACAGCGTGCTGCATGTCTACATCGACCGCCGCAAGAAATTCCCCGTGACCACTCTTCTGCGGGCCATGGGTCACGGCAGCAATCTGCAGATCATGAACCTCTTCGGCTTCAGCGAAGAAGTGAGCGTCAATTCCAAGTACATCTCGCGCTACATCGGCCGCAAGCTGGTGGACGACGTGGTGAACATGGAAACCGGCGAGATCGTGGTCGAACGCGACCAGGAGTTGAACGAAGAGCGCCTGGCCGAGGTCAAGGATGCTGGCGTGACCACCCTGAACCTGCTCAAGGTGGATGACACGGTCATCGGCTACGACATTCTGGTGAACACCCTCGCCAAGGATCCCACTCGCAACCAGGAAGACGCGCTGCTCTACCTGTACCGCGAACTGCGCAACGCCGAAGCCCCCGATCTGGACACGGCCAAGGGCCTGCTGGAGCGTCTGTTCTTCGACGACCGACGCTACGATCTGGGTTCCGTCGGTCGCTACCGGATGAATTCCAAGCTGAACCAGACGGTCCCGCTTGAAGTGACCGTGCTGACCCTGCAGGACATCGTCTCGATCCTGCGCTTCGTGCTGGAACTGCGCGACGGCAAGCAGACCACCGACGACATCGATCACCTGGGCAATCGCCGCATCCGTACCGTGGGCGAGCAGCTGGCCAATCAGTTCTCGGTGGCCCTGACCCGCATGGCACGCACGATCAAGGAGCGCATGAACCTGAACGAGTCCGAGCGCATGACGCCCCAGGACCTGATCAACGTGCGCACCATCACCAGTGTGATCAACACCTTCTTCGGCACCAACCAGCTGAGCCAGTTCATGGATCAGGTCAACCCCCTGACCGAACTGACTCACAAGCGCCGCATCTCGGCCCTGGGCCCCGGAGGCCTGACCCGCGAGCGCGCCGGTTTCGAAGTGCGCGACGTGCACTACACCCACTATGGTCGCCTGTGTCCCATCGAGACCCCGGAAGGCCCGAACATCGGCCTGATCTCGAGCCTGAGCACCTATGCCCGGATCAACGACCTGGGCTTCGTGGAGACTCCCTACCGCAAGGTCAAGGACGGTCGTGTCGGGCGTTCGATCGAGTATCTCACCGCCGACGACGAGGACCGTTACACCATCGCCCAGGCCAACGCGGTCATCGATGACAGCGGCAACTTCGTTCGCAACGTGATCAAGGCCCGCAACCGCGCCGAATATCCGGTGGTGGGCCCCTCGGAAGTGGAATACATGGACGTGTCCCCGGAGCAGATCGTGTCCGTGGCCGCCAGTCTGATTCCCTTCCTGGAGCACGACGACGCCAACCGCGCCCTGATGGGCTCCAACATGCAGCGTCAGGCCGTGCCCCTGCTGCGTCCCGCCGCGCCCTACGTGGGAACCGGCATGGAGCGCAAGTCGGCCGTGGATTCCCGCGCCGTGGTGTCCGCCGACGTGGCCGGTGAAATCGTCTACGTTTCGTCCACGCGCATCGAGCTGCGTCCCACGATTCGCGCCGAGTTCCGCAGCCGCCTGGCCTCGCGCACCCGCGTCTACAATCTCCAGAAGTTCGTGCGCACCAACCAGAACACCTGCATCAACCAGAAGCCCCTCGTGGCCGTGGGCGACAAGGTGAAGAAGGGCGACATCCTGGCCGATGGCTGCAGCACCGACCGCGGCGACCTGGCCCTGGGACGCAACGTGCTGGTGGCCTTCATGCCCTGGAACGGCTACAACTTCGAAGACTCGATCATCCTCAGCGAGAAGCTGGTGGCCGACGACGTCTTCACCAGCATCCACATCAATGAGGAAGTGCTGGAAGTTCGTGAGACGAAACGTGGCGAGGAAGAGCTGACCGCCGAAATCCCCAATGTGTCCGAGGAAGCGACAAAGGATCTTGACGAAAACGGAATCATCCGCATCGGCGCCAAGGTCAAGCCGGGTTCCATCATCATCGGCAAGGTGACGCCCAAGGGCGAGATGGAGTCCAGCCCCGAAGACAAGCTGCTCAAGGCCATTTTCGGCGACAAGGCCGGTGACGTGAAGGACGCCTCCAAGACCGCCGGCCCCGGCGAGTACGGCGTGATCATCGACACCAAGCTCTTCAGCCGCAAGAAGAAGGATATCCGCTCCAAGCGCGAGGAGAAGCGCTTGATGGAAGAAGTGGACACCCAGCTCAAGAGCGATCGCGAAGCGTTGCGTGCCCAGTTCGGCGAGGACCTGCGTGACCTGCTGCAGGACAAGGTCTCCGGCGGCATTTCCTACAAGGCCACGGGTCGTACCGCGATCAAGGCCGGCACGAAGATCGAAGAAAAGCACATCGTCAAGCTGGACCTGGATGCCCTCGATCCCGAGAGCGCCTGGACCGAGGATGCCGACTTCAATTCCCAGGTCGAATCGATCTACACCAACTATCTGGTGCAGAAGGACATCCTGGAAATGGAAGCGCGCAACCAGCGCCACAAGATCGAGATCGGTGACGAGCTGCCCGCGGGCATCGTCCAGATCGCCAAGGTCTACGTGGCCAAGAAGCGCAAGATCCAGATCGGCGACAAGATGGCCGGCCGCCACGGCAACAAGGGCGTGGTCGGACGCATCGTGCCCGTGGAGGACATGCCCTTCCTGGAAGACGGCACTCCCGTGGACATCGTGCTGAACCCGCTGGGCGTGCCCAGCCGCATGAACCTGGGGCAGATCTTCGAGACCGCCCTGGGCTGGGCCGGCAGCCAGCTCGACCGTTACTATTCCACGCCCGTGTTCGACGGCGCGAGCCTCGAGGAAGTCCAGGAGCAGCTCAAGGAAGCCGGCCTTCCCGTGCACGGCAAGGTGCGCCTCGTGGACGGCAAGAGCGGCCAGGTCTTCGACCAGGAAGTGACCGTCGGCCAGATCTACATGATCAAGCTGAATCACCTGGTGGATGACAAGATCCACGCCCGCAGCATCGGCCCCTACAGCCTCATCACCCAGCAGCCGCTGGGCGGCAAGGCCCAGTTCGGTGGCCAGCGCTTCGGCGAGATGGAAGTCTGGGCCCTGGAAGCCTACGGTGCCTCACACATCCTGCAGGAAATCCTGACCATCAAGTCCGATGACGTGGCCGGTCGTGCCGCGGCCTATGAGGCGCTGGTCAAGGGAATGAACCTGCCCAAGCCCGGCATGCCCGAATCCTTCAACGTGCTGATCCACGAGCTGAAGGGTCTGGGACTGCACATCCCCGAGTTCACGAAGACCAAGTTCTTCTTCTGA
- the rplL gene encoding 50S ribosomal protein L7/L12, giving the protein MAAFDTQAFLEQVKEMTVVQVTELVKAIETEFGVSAAAPVAMMGGGGDGPAPEVAQTEFDVILMSAGAKKIAVIKVIKEITGLGLKESKDFVDAAPKAVKEKVSEDEANDIKAKLDAEGATVEIK; this is encoded by the coding sequence ATGGCTGCGTTTGATACCCAGGCCTTCCTCGAGCAGGTCAAGGAAATGACGGTCGTTCAGGTCACCGAGCTGGTGAAGGCGATCGAAACCGAGTTCGGCGTTTCCGCTGCTGCCCCCGTCGCCATGATGGGTGGTGGTGGTGATGGACCGGCCCCCGAGGTCGCCCAGACGGAATTCGACGTGATTCTGATGTCCGCCGGTGCCAAGAAGATCGCCGTGATCAAGGTCATCAAGGAAATCACGGGACTGGGTCTGAAGGAGTCCAAGGACTTCGTGGATGCCGCTCCCAAGGCCGTGAAGGAGAAGGTCTCGGAAGACGAGGCCAACGACATCAAGGCCAAGCTCGATGCCGAAGGTGCGACGGTCGAAATCAAGTAA
- the nusG gene encoding transcription termination/antitermination factor NusG, with product MTEENALPEDALANEPKARWYTMQVYTGQEEKVKRYVLEESVREGLADQILNVHIPTEKKVEMRGGKRKVKEVVNFPGYMFIEMLLTPHSTHFILNAPSVLNFVGPDNHPHPLSESEVKRIIGRIQGDDEAVLEISFKVGDTVRVVDGPFNDFTGTVQEINEEKKRLKVTVSIFGRSTPVELAFQQVDAVQ from the coding sequence ATGACTGAAGAGAACGCATTGCCGGAAGACGCACTGGCCAACGAGCCCAAGGCCCGTTGGTACACGATGCAGGTCTACACGGGGCAAGAGGAGAAGGTAAAGCGCTACGTGCTCGAGGAATCGGTCCGTGAGGGACTCGCCGACCAGATCCTCAACGTGCACATCCCCACCGAGAAGAAGGTGGAGATGCGTGGAGGCAAGCGCAAAGTCAAGGAAGTGGTCAACTTCCCCGGTTACATGTTCATCGAGATGCTGCTGACTCCTCACAGCACACATTTCATCCTGAACGCCCCCAGCGTGCTCAATTTCGTGGGGCCGGACAATCATCCTCATCCCCTGTCGGAGAGCGAAGTCAAGCGCATCATCGGCCGGATCCAGGGTGATGACGAAGCGGTGCTGGAAATCAGTTTCAAGGTGGGGGACACGGTCCGGGTCGTGGACGGTCCCTTCAACGATTTCACGGGCACGGTGCAGGAGATCAACGAAGAAAAGAAGCGGCTCAAGGTCACTGTGTCGATTTTCGGCCGCAGCACTCCCGTGGAGCTCGCATTCCAGCAGGTGGACGCGGTCCAGTAG
- a CDS encoding 50S ribosomal protein L10, giving the protein MPTPQKIAVVKEVSEKLQRSSVVYVTGYSGLNVAALTELRNDLRQVDAEYQIVKNNLVRLALESTPWADAGKELEGATALTFGYGDAAGPAKVLRKFAKFHGEKPGIKKIGFESSVYGGEYIGTLASMPTRPEALAMLAGVFNAFPASLARAFQALADKMAAEGGSLSSTGPAATEAPAPAETAAAPEEPAASADGDN; this is encoded by the coding sequence ATGCCCACGCCACAGAAAATTGCTGTAGTCAAGGAAGTCAGCGAAAAGCTGCAGCGCTCCAGCGTCGTCTACGTGACCGGATATTCCGGTCTGAACGTGGCGGCCCTGACCGAGCTCCGCAATGATCTCCGCCAGGTGGATGCCGAGTACCAGATCGTCAAGAACAATCTGGTGCGTCTGGCCCTCGAGAGCACTCCCTGGGCCGATGCCGGCAAGGAGCTCGAAGGTGCCACGGCACTGACCTTCGGTTACGGAGATGCGGCCGGCCCTGCGAAGGTGCTGCGCAAGTTCGCGAAGTTCCATGGCGAAAAGCCGGGAATCAAGAAAATCGGTTTCGAGAGCTCCGTCTACGGTGGGGAATACATCGGCACTCTGGCCAGTATGCCCACCCGTCCCGAGGCTCTGGCCATGCTCGCCGGTGTGTTCAACGCCTTCCCAGCCTCTCTGGCCCGTGCCTTCCAGGCATTGGCTGACAAGATGGCTGCCGAAGGCGGGAGCCTGTCGTCCACGGGACCTGCCGCCACCGAGGCACCTGCCCCGGCCGAAACCGCTGCCGCACCCGAAGAGCCCGCCGCCTCCGCGGACGGTGACAACTGA
- the rplK gene encoding 50S ribosomal protein L11 — MKKVTGYIKLQLPAGSATPAPPVGPALGQHGVNIMDFVKQYNAKTQDQKGMVIPVVITVYADRSFTFVTKTPPAANLLKKVAGIDKGSPVPNRDKVGTITWEQCREIAETKKSDLNANDLEAGASIIAGTARSMGLVVEK; from the coding sequence ATGAAGAAAGTTACCGGCTATATCAAGCTGCAGCTCCCCGCCGGCAGCGCCACCCCCGCACCGCCCGTGGGCCCGGCCCTCGGTCAGCATGGTGTGAACATCATGGACTTCGTCAAGCAGTACAATGCCAAGACGCAGGACCAGAAGGGCATGGTCATTCCGGTGGTGATCACGGTCTACGCCGACCGCTCCTTCACCTTCGTGACCAAGACGCCGCCCGCCGCCAACCTGCTCAAGAAGGTGGCCGGCATCGACAAGGGCAGCCCCGTTCCCAACCGTGACAAGGTGGGGACCATCACCTGGGAACAGTGCCGCGAAATCGCCGAGACCAAGAAAAGCGATCTCAACGCCAACGACCTGGAAGCTGGAGCCAGCATCATCGCCGGCACCGCGCGTTCCATGGGTCTGGTAGTCGAAAAGTGA
- a CDS encoding leucine--tRNA ligase yields MAGYEHQRIEKKWQDAWAGQRTFRTELDPSKPKYYILDMFPYPSGAGLHMGHPEGYTATDILARWKRMNGFNVLHPMGWDAFGLPTERFAERTGQHPADVTRDNCNTFRRQIQALGLSYDWEREISTSDPEYYRWTQWIFLQLYHKGLAYPAEVAVNWCPALGTVLANEEVKDGRYVETGDPVEKRKMRQWMLRITEYAQRLLDDLDGLDWPEGVLTMQREWIGRSEGADVRFAVDGHDADFTVFTTRPDTLFGATYCVLAPEHPLVSRIVSDEYRTTVQAYLDDAARKSDVDRQDENREKTGVFTGAYALNPVNGARVPIWVADYVLGGYGTGAIMAVPGHDARDWEFARTFDLPILEVVAGGDVSLAAHTDNSEGVLVNSGLLDGLKVPAAKARIIHWLEEHGLGEGRVNYKLRDWLFSRQRYWGEPFPLLLDDKGTVHAVAEQDLPVSLPVLDNFKPTEDGRPPLARAGDWLEVRDTETGELLIRETNTMPQWAGSCWYYLRFIDPHNSEQAWSPEAENYWMPVDLYVGGAEHAVLHLLYARFWHKVLYDLGLVHTKEPFQKLYNQGMILGASFRDAKGKYHPAEDVEQGPEGWRVIATGEAVVTQIEKMSKSRLNVVNPDDMVREFGADAVRLYEMFMGPLDRDKPWSDEGIRGCHHFLKRIWNLCVDRDGGLSPRLVADAADEDTLRLLHRTIRAVTRDLEDLKFNTAIARLMELVNGCYRLDTVPRSLTEVLVLLLAPFAPHLAEELWSMLGHPASLAFEAWPTWDEALCREDSLEVAIQVNGKVRATLNVALETSDADVLELALSHEKIAPLLDGKKLKFSRRVSPQVVALAIA; encoded by the coding sequence ATGGCCGGATACGAACACCAGCGGATCGAGAAGAAGTGGCAGGATGCCTGGGCCGGGCAGCGGACTTTCCGCACCGAGCTCGACCCCTCGAAACCCAAGTATTACATCCTCGACATGTTTCCCTATCCCTCGGGTGCCGGCCTCCACATGGGGCATCCCGAGGGCTACACGGCAACCGACATCCTCGCCCGCTGGAAGCGCATGAATGGTTTCAATGTGCTGCACCCGATGGGCTGGGACGCCTTCGGTCTGCCCACCGAGCGCTTTGCCGAGCGCACGGGCCAGCATCCGGCCGATGTGACTCGCGACAATTGCAACACCTTCCGTCGCCAGATCCAGGCCCTGGGTCTGTCGTACGACTGGGAGCGCGAGATCTCCACCAGCGATCCGGAGTATTATCGCTGGACGCAGTGGATCTTTCTGCAGTTGTACCACAAAGGCCTGGCCTATCCCGCCGAAGTGGCCGTGAACTGGTGCCCGGCACTGGGGACCGTGTTGGCCAACGAGGAAGTCAAGGACGGCCGTTACGTGGAAACCGGTGATCCGGTTGAAAAGCGCAAGATGCGGCAGTGGATGCTGCGCATCACCGAGTACGCCCAGCGACTGCTGGACGATCTGGATGGTCTGGACTGGCCCGAAGGCGTGCTGACCATGCAGCGCGAGTGGATCGGGCGCAGCGAAGGTGCCGACGTGCGTTTTGCCGTGGACGGCCACGACGCGGACTTCACTGTCTTCACCACTCGCCCGGACACGCTCTTCGGAGCCACATATTGTGTGCTCGCTCCCGAGCATCCTCTGGTCTCGCGCATCGTGAGCGACGAGTACCGCACGACGGTGCAGGCCTATCTCGATGACGCTGCGCGCAAGAGCGATGTGGACCGCCAGGACGAGAACCGCGAGAAGACCGGCGTGTTCACCGGCGCCTACGCTCTCAATCCGGTCAACGGTGCGCGTGTGCCGATCTGGGTCGCGGACTACGTGCTCGGTGGGTATGGCACCGGCGCGATCATGGCGGTTCCCGGACACGATGCCCGCGACTGGGAATTCGCGCGCACCTTCGACCTGCCGATTCTCGAGGTGGTTGCCGGCGGTGATGTGAGCCTGGCCGCCCATACCGACAACAGCGAGGGCGTGCTGGTCAACTCCGGGCTGCTGGACGGCCTGAAGGTCCCCGCGGCCAAGGCGCGGATCATCCACTGGCTGGAAGAGCACGGACTGGGTGAAGGACGCGTGAACTACAAACTGCGCGACTGGCTGTTCAGCCGGCAGCGCTACTGGGGCGAACCCTTCCCGCTGCTGCTGGATGACAAGGGAACCGTGCATGCCGTCGCCGAGCAGGACCTGCCCGTGAGCCTGCCCGTGCTGGACAACTTCAAGCCTACCGAAGACGGACGCCCCCCGTTGGCGCGGGCCGGCGACTGGCTGGAGGTGCGTGACACGGAAACCGGCGAGCTGCTGATCCGCGAAACCAACACCATGCCCCAGTGGGCCGGCTCATGCTGGTACTATCTGCGTTTCATCGACCCCCACAACAGCGAGCAGGCCTGGTCTCCCGAAGCGGAGAACTACTGGATGCCCGTGGATCTGTACGTGGGCGGTGCCGAGCACGCCGTGCTGCACCTGCTGTACGCACGCTTCTGGCACAAGGTGCTCTACGATCTGGGTCTGGTGCATACCAAGGAACCCTTCCAGAAACTCTACAACCAGGGCATGATCCTGGGTGCCAGCTTCCGCGATGCCAAGGGCAAGTACCATCCGGCCGAGGATGTGGAGCAGGGGCCCGAAGGCTGGCGCGTGATCGCCACGGGCGAGGCCGTGGTGACCCAGATCGAGAAGATGAGCAAGTCCCGCCTGAACGTGGTCAACCCGGACGACATGGTGCGCGAGTTCGGGGCCGATGCCGTACGCCTGTACGAAATGTTCATGGGGCCCCTGGATCGCGACAAGCCCTGGAGCGACGAAGGAATCCGGGGCTGCCACCATTTCCTAAAGCGAATCTGGAATCTCTGTGTCGATCGGGACGGCGGGCTCTCGCCACGCCTCGTGGCCGATGCGGCCGATGAGGACACGCTGCGCCTGCTTCACCGCACCATCCGGGCCGTCACGCGCGACCTGGAAGACCTCAAGTTCAACACGGCCATTGCCCGTCTGATGGAACTGGTCAACGGCTGCTACCGGCTGGACACCGTACCGCGCTCCCTGACGGAGGTGCTGGTGCTGTTGCTGGCGCCATTTGCACCGCATCTGGCGGAAGAGTTGTGGAGCATGCTGGGGCATCCCGCCAGTCTGGCCTTCGAGGCCTGGCCCACCTGGGACGAGGCGCTCTGCCGGGAAGACTCCCTTGAGGTGGCCATCCAGGTGAATGGCAAGGTGCGGGCCACGCTGAACGTGGCGCTGGAGACCAGTGATGCGGATGTGCTGGAGCTGGCGCTGTCCCATGAGAAAATCGCACCGCTGCTGGACGGCAAGAAGCTGAAGTTCAGTCGCCGCGTATCCCCGCAGGTGGTGGCACTGGCGATCGCCTGA